One genomic window of Conger conger chromosome 9, fConCon1.1, whole genome shotgun sequence includes the following:
- the LOC133137198 gene encoding nascent polypeptide-associated complex subunit alpha, muscle-specific form-like isoform X1: MPGSTSDSVSVFQTQVASVLEVLLNLAVVEITKLFENGCVVSEGSAISNVRTNSKTCAQDELRTRAESLLGKLKKHIHSAGVQVRVGGKRRSDGEQALPATERGAVFWEGGGHANASRTEVLEVEGQQSRALECELAGVPSPSPPRAAAAPLAGRGGTDAVVLETGPVDSSAEEEDSALLNPKGSTAPHAPGELVAQPPPVKELVTQPLPEPTPAELGGETEPIPLNRGTQETQLISVNDGGVTEPTAVKEAGVTEPAAVKEAGVTEPTPLKDEGVTGPTAVIEARPIKPTAVKEAGVTESTTVKEAGVTAPTAVKEARSIKPTAVKEAGVTEPTAVKEARPIKPTAVKEARSIKPTAVKEAGVTESTTVKEAGVTEPTAVKEARPIKPTVVKEAGVTESTAVKEAGVTAPTAVKEARSIKPTAVKEARAIKPTAVKEARPIKPTAVKEARAIKPTAVKEARPIKPTAVKEARPIKPTAVKEARPVKPTAVKEAGVTESTAVKEGVTECGRKRGAEEEVVCLGSPPCKTPRAELPAELSPALTTPRLAPPLAGGPLRPCSVQLVNVLLIFGGGGRGPAGRGRKGADLPRDLRAHQRLHTGTRPCCFTACGNGVWRLQSRAPAPAHAHACTLCGKKFKRRKVLKRHRRFHTGERPYSCGRCGKTFALRKNLRRHERFHTGERPHRCAQCGKRFRLRQSLKSHQRFHTGERPYGCGQCARRFRVMRNLARHQATHRGPPPALLALKQEEPDRAPGQAPGHDAPAPGPEAGGT, translated from the exons ATGCCGGGAAGCACGTCTGATTCCGTGTCAGTTTTTCAAACCCAAGTTGCGTCTGTGTTGGAGGTCTTGCTTAACCTTGCAGTGGTGGAAATAACCAAACTTTTCGAGAACGGTTGTGTTGTGTCTGAGGGCAGCGCTATTTCGAATGTGAGGACAAACTCCAAGACGTGTGCGCAGGACGAACTAAGGACACGAGCGGAATCTTTACtcggaaaattaaaaaaacacatccaCAGCGCCGGGGTGCAAGTCAGAGTCGGAGGGAAAAGGC GCTCTGATGGGGAGCAGGCCCTCCCTGCGACGGAGCGCGGGGCTGTGTTTTGGGAGGGCGGAGGACACGCGAACGCCTCCCGCACCGAGGTCCTGGAAGTTGAAGGACAGCAGTCCCGTGCCCTGGAATGCGAG CTGGCTGGGGTGCCATCGCCGTCACCCCCCCGGGCAGCAGCAGCGCCCCTCGCTGGTCGGGGTGGGACGGATGCCGTTGTCCTGGAAACGGGACCGGTGGACTCCAGTGCGGAGG AGGAAGACAGTGCTCTGCTGAACCCAAAGGGCTCTACTGCACCTCACGCACCAGGAGAACTGGTAGCACAACCACCACCTGTGAAAGAACTGGTAACACAGCCCTTACCTGAACCCACACCTGCTGAACTGGGAGGGGAAACTGAACCCATACCCCTAAACAGGGGTACACAGGAAACACAGCTCATATCTGTGAACGATGGGGGGGTAACAGAACCCACAGCTGTAAAAGAAGCAGGGGTAACTGAACCCGCGGCTGTAAAAGAAGCAGGGGTAACAGAACCCACTCCTCTAAAAGATGAAGGGGTAACGGGACCCACAGCTGTAATAGAAGCAAGGCCAATCAAACCCACAGCTGTAAAAGAAGCAGGCGTTACGGAATCCACAACTGTGAAAGAAGCAGGTGTTACGGCACCCACAGCTGTAAAAGAAGCAAGGTCAATCAAACCCACAGCTGTGAAAGAAGCAGGTGTTACGGAACCCACAGCTGTAAAAGAAGCAAGGCCAATCAAACCCACAGCTGTAAAAGAAGCAAGGTCAATCAAACCCACAGCTGTGAAAGAAGCAGGTGTTACGGAATCCACAACTGTGAAAGAAGCAGGTGTTACGGAACCCACAGCTGTAAAAGAAGCAAGGCCAATCAAACCCACAGTTGTAAAAGAAGCAGGCGTTACGGAATCCACAGCTGTAAAAGAAGCAGGTGTTACGGCACCCACAGCTGTAAAAGAAGCAAGGTCAATCAAACCCACAGCTGTAAAAGAAGCAAGGGCAATCAAACCCACAGCTGTAAAAGAAGCAAGGCCAATCAAACCCACAGCTGTAAAAGAAGCAAGGGCAATCAAACCCACAGCTGTAAAAGAAGCAAGGCCAATCAAACCCACAGCTGTAAAAGAAGCAAGGCCAATCAAACCCACAGCTGTAAAAGAAGCAAGGCCAGTCAAACCCACAGCTGTAAAAGAAGCAGGCGTTACGGAATCCACAGCTGTAAAAGAAGGCGTAACAGAATGTGGGAGGAAACGGGGAGCGGAAGAGGAAGTTGTGTGTCTGGGCTCCCCGCCCTGCAAGACCCCCCGCGCGGAGCTGCCGGCCGAACTCAGCCCCGCGCTGACCACGCCCCGCCTGGCCCCTCCCCTCGCGGGCGGGCCCCTGAGGCCCTGCTCCGTGCAGCTGGTGAACGTGCTGCTGATCTTCGGCGGCGGCGGGCGGGGCCCGGCGGGGCGCGGCCGGAAGGGCGCGGACCTGCCCAGGGACCTGCGGGCGCACCAGCGGCTGCACACGGGCACGCGGCCCTGCTGCTTCACCGCCTGCGGCAACGGCGTTTGGCGGCTGCAGTCgcgcgcccccgcccccgcccacgCCCACGCCTGCACGCTCTGCGGCAAGAAGTTCAAGCGCCGCAAGGTCCTGAAGAGGCACCGGCGCTTCCACACGGGCGAGCGGCCGTACAGCTGCGGCCGGTGCGGCAAGACCTTCGCCCTGCGCAAGAACCTGCGGCGCCACGAGCGCTTCCACACGGGCGAACGGCCGCACCGCTGCGCGCAGTGCGGCAAGCGCTTCCGCCTGCGCCAGAGTCTGAAGAGCCACCAGCGCTTCCACACGGGCGAGCGGCCGTACGGCTGCGGCCAGTGCGCCCGGCGCTTCCGCGTCATGAGGAACCTGGCCAGGCACCAGGCCACGCACCGGGGCCCGCCGCCCGCCCTCCTGGCCCTGAAGCAGGAGGAACCTGACCGGGCACCGGGCCAGGCGCCGGGGCACGACGCCCCCGCTCCTGGCCCTGAAGCAGGAGGAACCTGA
- the LOC133137198 gene encoding nascent polypeptide-associated complex subunit alpha, muscle-specific form-like isoform X2, whose amino-acid sequence MPGSTSDSVSVFQTQVASVLEVLLNLAVVEITKLFENGCVVSEGSAISNVRTNSKTCAQDELRTRAESLLGKLKKHIHSAGVQVRVGGKRRSDGEQALPATERGAVFWEGGGHANASRTEVLEVEGQQSRALECELAGVPSPSPPRAAAAPLAGRGGTDAVVLETGPVDSSAEEEDSALLNPKGSTAPHAPGELVAQPPPVKELVTQPLPEPTPAELGGETEPIPLNRGTQETQLISVNDGGVTEPTAVKEAGVTEPAAVKEAGVTEPTPLKDEGVTGPTAVIEARPIKPTAVKEAGVTESTTVKEAGVTEPTAVKEARPIKPTAVKEARSIKPTAVKEAGVTESTTVKEAGVTEPTAVKEARPIKPTVVKEAGVTESTAVKEAGVTAPTAVKEARSIKPTAVKEARAIKPTAVKEARPIKPTAVKEARAIKPTAVKEARPIKPTAVKEARPIKPTAVKEARPVKPTAVKEAGVTESTAVKEGVTECGRKRGAEEEVVCLGSPPCKTPRAELPAELSPALTTPRLAPPLAGGPLRPCSVQLVNVLLIFGGGGRGPAGRGRKGADLPRDLRAHQRLHTGTRPCCFTACGNGVWRLQSRAPAPAHAHACTLCGKKFKRRKVLKRHRRFHTGERPYSCGRCGKTFALRKNLRRHERFHTGERPHRCAQCGKRFRLRQSLKSHQRFHTGERPYGCGQCARRFRVMRNLARHQATHRGPPPALLALKQEEPDRAPGQAPGHDAPAPGPEAGGT is encoded by the exons ATGCCGGGAAGCACGTCTGATTCCGTGTCAGTTTTTCAAACCCAAGTTGCGTCTGTGTTGGAGGTCTTGCTTAACCTTGCAGTGGTGGAAATAACCAAACTTTTCGAGAACGGTTGTGTTGTGTCTGAGGGCAGCGCTATTTCGAATGTGAGGACAAACTCCAAGACGTGTGCGCAGGACGAACTAAGGACACGAGCGGAATCTTTACtcggaaaattaaaaaaacacatccaCAGCGCCGGGGTGCAAGTCAGAGTCGGAGGGAAAAGGC GCTCTGATGGGGAGCAGGCCCTCCCTGCGACGGAGCGCGGGGCTGTGTTTTGGGAGGGCGGAGGACACGCGAACGCCTCCCGCACCGAGGTCCTGGAAGTTGAAGGACAGCAGTCCCGTGCCCTGGAATGCGAG CTGGCTGGGGTGCCATCGCCGTCACCCCCCCGGGCAGCAGCAGCGCCCCTCGCTGGTCGGGGTGGGACGGATGCCGTTGTCCTGGAAACGGGACCGGTGGACTCCAGTGCGGAGG AGGAAGACAGTGCTCTGCTGAACCCAAAGGGCTCTACTGCACCTCACGCACCAGGAGAACTGGTAGCACAACCACCACCTGTGAAAGAACTGGTAACACAGCCCTTACCTGAACCCACACCTGCTGAACTGGGAGGGGAAACTGAACCCATACCCCTAAACAGGGGTACACAGGAAACACAGCTCATATCTGTGAACGATGGGGGGGTAACAGAACCCACAGCTGTAAAAGAAGCAGGGGTAACTGAACCCGCGGCTGTAAAAGAAGCAGGGGTAACAGAACCCACTCCTCTAAAAGATGAAGGGGTAACGGGACCCACAGCTGTAATAGAAGCAAGGCCAATCAAACCCACAGCTGTAAAAGAAGCAGGCGTTACGGAATCCACAACTGTGAAAGAAGCAG GTGTTACGGAACCCACAGCTGTAAAAGAAGCAAGGCCAATCAAACCCACAGCTGTAAAAGAAGCAAGGTCAATCAAACCCACAGCTGTGAAAGAAGCAGGTGTTACGGAATCCACAACTGTGAAAGAAGCAGGTGTTACGGAACCCACAGCTGTAAAAGAAGCAAGGCCAATCAAACCCACAGTTGTAAAAGAAGCAGGCGTTACGGAATCCACAGCTGTAAAAGAAGCAGGTGTTACGGCACCCACAGCTGTAAAAGAAGCAAGGTCAATCAAACCCACAGCTGTAAAAGAAGCAAGGGCAATCAAACCCACAGCTGTAAAAGAAGCAAGGCCAATCAAACCCACAGCTGTAAAAGAAGCAAGGGCAATCAAACCCACAGCTGTAAAAGAAGCAAGGCCAATCAAACCCACAGCTGTAAAAGAAGCAAGGCCAATCAAACCCACAGCTGTAAAAGAAGCAAGGCCAGTCAAACCCACAGCTGTAAAAGAAGCAGGCGTTACGGAATCCACAGCTGTAAAAGAAGGCGTAACAGAATGTGGGAGGAAACGGGGAGCGGAAGAGGAAGTTGTGTGTCTGGGCTCCCCGCCCTGCAAGACCCCCCGCGCGGAGCTGCCGGCCGAACTCAGCCCCGCGCTGACCACGCCCCGCCTGGCCCCTCCCCTCGCGGGCGGGCCCCTGAGGCCCTGCTCCGTGCAGCTGGTGAACGTGCTGCTGATCTTCGGCGGCGGCGGGCGGGGCCCGGCGGGGCGCGGCCGGAAGGGCGCGGACCTGCCCAGGGACCTGCGGGCGCACCAGCGGCTGCACACGGGCACGCGGCCCTGCTGCTTCACCGCCTGCGGCAACGGCGTTTGGCGGCTGCAGTCgcgcgcccccgcccccgcccacgCCCACGCCTGCACGCTCTGCGGCAAGAAGTTCAAGCGCCGCAAGGTCCTGAAGAGGCACCGGCGCTTCCACACGGGCGAGCGGCCGTACAGCTGCGGCCGGTGCGGCAAGACCTTCGCCCTGCGCAAGAACCTGCGGCGCCACGAGCGCTTCCACACGGGCGAACGGCCGCACCGCTGCGCGCAGTGCGGCAAGCGCTTCCGCCTGCGCCAGAGTCTGAAGAGCCACCAGCGCTTCCACACGGGCGAGCGGCCGTACGGCTGCGGCCAGTGCGCCCGGCGCTTCCGCGTCATGAGGAACCTGGCCAGGCACCAGGCCACGCACCGGGGCCCGCCGCCCGCCCTCCTGGCCCTGAAGCAGGAGGAACCTGACCGGGCACCGGGCCAGGCGCCGGGGCACGACGCCCCCGCTCCTGGCCCTGAAGCAGGAGGAACCTGA